A portion of the Luxibacter massiliensis genome contains these proteins:
- a CDS encoding cation diffusion facilitator family transporter, with product MTEFLVKSFVKNYQDVEKVSVRTAYGVLASVVGIFCNVFLFAVKFAVGLIIHSVSVTADAFNNLSDAGSSVISFVGVKLAGKPADEEHPFGHGRMEYIAALIVSFLVLEVGFTFLKDSLAKIRTPEELNFQLVSVIILALSIGLKLWLGLFNRKLGRRIDSKVMMAVFTDSMGDVITTGATILSLIFYLVTGINIDGIIGVGVALAVMWTGVEIAKDTLEPLLGEAIDPDLYIRIKQFVEKYEGIEGTHDLLVHNYGPNRSMASIHAEVPNDVSIEISHEIVDRIERDAVEQLGIFLVVHMDPIEMENEEILRVHELVIREMQKTDENCSIHDLRIVEGEEKINLIFDMVVPIEYEEAHKEDLRKELETRLKNVDSRYQCIITVEHSYISGKNNSSDAI from the coding sequence ATGACTGAATTTTTGGTGAAATCTTTTGTAAAAAATTATCAGGATGTGGAAAAGGTGTCTGTACGTACGGCCTACGGAGTATTGGCCAGTGTAGTAGGCATCTTTTGCAATGTTTTTTTATTTGCTGTAAAATTTGCTGTGGGATTGATTATACACAGTGTATCCGTCACCGCAGATGCATTTAATAACCTTTCAGACGCAGGCTCTTCTGTCATCAGTTTTGTTGGCGTGAAACTGGCAGGGAAGCCGGCAGATGAGGAGCACCCTTTCGGCCATGGCAGGATGGAGTACATAGCGGCCCTGATAGTTTCTTTTCTTGTCCTTGAGGTGGGATTTACCTTTTTGAAAGATTCACTGGCTAAAATCAGGACGCCGGAAGAATTGAACTTTCAGCTTGTTTCTGTTATTATTTTGGCTCTATCCATTGGACTTAAGCTGTGGCTGGGCCTGTTTAACAGGAAATTGGGCAGGAGGATTGACTCAAAAGTTATGATGGCTGTTTTTACTGATTCTATGGGGGATGTCATCACTACAGGCGCAACAATTCTTTCTCTTATCTTTTATCTTGTGACAGGCATTAACATTGACGGGATTATAGGGGTAGGAGTAGCCCTCGCGGTCATGTGGACAGGGGTGGAAATCGCAAAGGATACTCTGGAACCCTTGCTGGGTGAGGCCATAGATCCAGACCTTTATATAAGGATCAAGCAGTTCGTGGAAAAATACGAGGGGATTGAGGGGACTCATGATCTGCTTGTCCATAATTATGGCCCTAACAGGAGCATGGCATCGATCCATGCTGAGGTGCCGAATGATGTCAGTATAGAAATTTCTCACGAAATAGTTGACCGGATTGAAAGAGATGCAGTGGAGCAGCTTGGGATTTTCTTGGTTGTCCATATGGATCCCATTGAGATGGAGAATGAAGAGATTTTGAGGGTACATGAGCTTGTGATTAGAGAAATGCAAAAGACAGATGAGAACTGCAGTATACATGATTTGAGAATTGTGGAGGGGGAAGAAAAGATAAATTTAATATTTGATATGGTAGTGCCGATTGAGTATGAAGAGGCACATAAAGAGGACCTGAGGAAGGAGCTGGAAACCCGGCTAAAGAATGTGGACTCCAGGTATCAGTGCATTATCACTGTGGAGCACAGTTACATATCAGGAAAAAACAATAGTTCAGATGCCATTTGA
- a CDS encoding DUF3794 and LysM peptidoglycan-binding domain-containing protein, with the protein MELIKKQVHYTQEGKRTFDQFYLDEDYNVPDAKDDVQQIIQGSGHVKIEDIKLVENYIRISGKLYFQILYVTASGEPQPAVLEGKIPFEEMVYTDGGEMETYFIQNIRVEFSSTLVHSRKLSIRVMVEMEIGREKLEDEETTVDVDGPVQIYKKMKNVNLLELHTTKKDTYRIKEEITLPGTKESIGQLLLTDVSSRKMEIRLGQDEMQLKGELLVFCMYLSEDGKTDWLEQSVPYEGRIECGGVDEGMYYYVHNNLEDTLVDIRMDEDGEMRVLGIEGTLNLRMNIYEEEEIELLEDMYSLEQNCGFETREAVYEELLIQNYSKCKVSERLSLPELKDDVLQICHSDGSIQIEHMEIAEGGIQIEGILHISFLYLKADDAMPFGSWQGMVPFSYLLECPGISEDVRYNTSYHVEQLSVSLAGSEAVEVKAVLAFDTFMRRPVNMQVITDVELSPISMEEMENRPGIVGYIVKEGDEIWNLAKNYMTTVEGIKEVNAMESDTIKPGDKLLIFKENMSIL; encoded by the coding sequence ATGGAATTAATTAAAAAGCAGGTGCATTATACGCAGGAGGGAAAACGGACATTTGATCAGTTTTATTTGGATGAGGATTATAATGTACCAGACGCCAAAGATGACGTACAGCAAATAATTCAGGGGAGCGGACATGTAAAAATTGAAGATATTAAATTGGTAGAAAATTACATACGTATTTCCGGAAAATTATATTTTCAGATATTATATGTTACAGCGTCAGGAGAACCGCAGCCAGCAGTGCTGGAGGGGAAAATCCCATTTGAGGAAATGGTGTATACTGATGGCGGGGAAATGGAAACCTATTTTATACAAAATATCCGAGTTGAGTTTTCTTCTACCCTCGTACATTCCAGAAAATTAAGTATCCGCGTTATGGTTGAAATGGAAATAGGAAGGGAAAAACTGGAGGATGAAGAGACGACGGTGGATGTGGACGGCCCGGTACAGATTTATAAAAAAATGAAGAATGTAAATCTGCTTGAACTGCATACCACAAAAAAGGATACCTACCGTATTAAAGAAGAAATAACCCTACCTGGAACTAAAGAAAGTATCGGCCAGCTGCTTCTCACAGATGTCAGCAGCAGGAAGATGGAAATCCGGCTGGGACAGGACGAGATGCAGCTGAAAGGGGAGCTGCTTGTATTTTGTATGTATTTATCAGAAGACGGAAAAACTGACTGGTTAGAGCAGAGTGTTCCGTACGAGGGCAGGATCGAGTGTGGCGGCGTGGACGAGGGCATGTATTACTATGTGCATAATAACCTGGAGGACACCCTGGTGGATATCCGTATGGATGAGGACGGGGAGATGCGGGTTCTCGGAATAGAGGGGACGCTGAACTTAAGAATGAATATTTATGAGGAGGAAGAGATCGAACTGCTGGAGGATATGTACTCTCTGGAGCAAAACTGTGGGTTTGAGACAAGGGAAGCGGTGTATGAAGAGCTGTTAATACAGAACTATTCTAAATGTAAGGTATCTGAACGATTGTCCCTCCCTGAATTAAAGGATGATGTCCTTCAGATATGCCACAGTGATGGGAGTATTCAAATAGAACATATGGAGATAGCTGAGGGGGGGATTCAGATCGAAGGTATCCTGCATATCTCCTTCCTGTATTTAAAAGCAGATGACGCCATGCCTTTTGGAAGCTGGCAGGGGATGGTACCCTTTTCCTATCTTTTGGAATGCCCGGGCATATCGGAGGATGTAAGGTATAATACTTCCTACCATGTCGAGCAGCTCTCTGTCAGCCTGGCGGGAAGCGAGGCGGTAGAAGTAAAGGCGGTTCTGGCATTTGATACATTTATGCGCAGGCCAGTAAATATGCAGGTCATAACAGATGTGGAACTTTCACCGATCTCCATGGAAGAGATGGAAAACAGGCCTGGTATCGTAGGATATATTGTAAAAGAAGGAGACGAGATCTGGAATCTGGCAAAGAATTATATGACAACGGTGGAAGGGATTAAAGAAGTAAATGCTATGGAGTCAGATACGATAAAACCTGGGGATAAGTTGTTGATTTTCAAAGAAAACATGAGTATACTATAA
- a CDS encoding AroM family protein — protein sequence MKIGAITIGQSPRVDVTADIMDIFNGNAELIQAGGLDGLTREEIEKFAPQEGDYVLVSRLNDGSSVTFAEKYILPRLQEAVDRMEAEGCRLIMMFCTGSFPKTLTAHNIPLIYPCEILDRLVPLMSKASDIICMTPSPLQIEQSEKKWKEHVRNVKAIAASPYGDWEALEQAAEEAKKLGADLIVLDCIGYTQKMKELFIRKTGKLVVLPRTLLARVVSEMTDIGKKG from the coding sequence ATGAAAATAGGTGCAATTACAATCGGCCAATCTCCAAGAGTGGACGTGACAGCAGATATTATGGATATATTTAATGGAAATGCAGAGCTTATCCAGGCCGGGGGATTGGATGGTCTGACGAGAGAAGAGATTGAGAAATTTGCGCCCCAAGAGGGGGATTATGTACTTGTCTCAAGATTAAACGATGGCAGTTCTGTTACATTTGCTGAGAAATATATTCTGCCTAGGCTTCAAGAAGCTGTAGACAGGATGGAGGCAGAGGGGTGCAGGCTTATTATGATGTTCTGTACCGGCAGTTTCCCCAAGACTCTTACTGCCCATAATATTCCACTGATTTATCCTTGCGAGATTTTGGACAGGCTGGTTCCTTTAATGAGCAAGGCGTCGGATATCATTTGTATGACACCGTCACCCCTTCAGATAGAACAGTCAGAAAAGAAATGGAAGGAACATGTGAGAAACGTCAAGGCAATTGCGGCATCTCCTTACGGGGATTGGGAGGCTCTGGAGCAGGCCGCAGAGGAGGCTAAAAAGCTGGGCGCTGACTTGATCGTACTCGACTGTATTGGATATACACAGAAAATGAAGGAATTATTTATAAGAAAAACAGGTAAGCTGGTGGTTCTGCCCAGGACATTGCTGGCGAGAGTTGTTTCTGAGATGACGGATATCGGGAAGAAGGGATAA
- a CDS encoding GntR family transcriptional regulator, with translation MEPKFEVTMNEYLPLRDVVFNTLRQAILRGELKPGERLMEIQLANKLGVSRTPIREAIRKLELEGLVLMIPRKGAEVAEITEKNLRDVLEVRSALEELAVRLACDRINKEGIQNLKKAAKEFQIVLNSDDITKIAEADVAFHDIIYFATDNGRLIQLLNNLREQMYRYRVEYLKQKECHPKLLAEHQDIIRAIENGERDKAASITSQHIDNQVAAVIDILRQKEE, from the coding sequence ATGGAGCCTAAATTCGAAGTTACGATGAATGAATATCTTCCCCTGAGGGATGTTGTCTTTAATACTCTAAGACAAGCTATATTAAGAGGCGAGCTTAAGCCGGGGGAGAGGCTGATGGAGATACAGCTTGCCAATAAGCTGGGAGTAAGCCGTACCCCTATCCGAGAGGCAATCCGTAAATTGGAGCTGGAAGGCCTTGTGTTAATGATTCCAAGGAAAGGGGCGGAGGTCGCAGAAATTACAGAAAAAAACCTCCGTGATGTTTTGGAGGTCAGAAGCGCATTAGAAGAGCTTGCAGTCCGGCTGGCCTGTGACCGTATTAATAAAGAAGGGATACAGAACTTAAAGAAAGCTGCGAAAGAATTTCAGATAGTTCTGAATAGTGATGATATTACAAAAATTGCGGAAGCTGATGTGGCGTTTCATGATATAATTTATTTTGCAACAGATAATGGCCGCCTGATACAACTGCTCAATAACCTACGGGAACAAATGTACCGTTACCGTGTGGAATATCTTAAACAGAAAGAGTGCCATCCTAAGCTGTTAGCAGAACATCAGGATATTATACGCGCAATTGAGAACGGGGAAAGGGATAAGGCTGCCAGCATTACAAGCCAGCACATAGATAATCAGGTGGCGGCGGTTATTGATATATTGCGCCAGAAGGAAGAATAG
- a CDS encoding aminopeptidase encodes MVRLVKIAEGVLTACLDAKENESVLIVTDDTRVEIGKALYEAAKNLGCEGMLLTMKERELSGEEPPRAVAEAMKGADIVIAPTAKSLTHTNARIQAAAAGTRVATMPGITREMFSQGAMTADYAKVEELTDKMTDMLTAADRARIEKNGKLLNISLKGRNGVPSPGVYKEPGKCGNLPSGEAYIAPLEDGSDGEMIIDGSMVGIGKLKSPLHMVISKGRLCSVTGEKSENLDILLKNKANGTLCELGIGTNEAAILNGIILEDEKVYGTVHIAFGTNTSFGGTNKAECHMDGIILKPTLYLDDILVMKDGEFII; translated from the coding sequence ATGGTTAGATTAGTTAAAATAGCTGAAGGGGTCTTGACGGCATGTCTGGATGCAAAAGAAAATGAGTCTGTCTTGATTGTAACAGATGATACTAGGGTGGAAATAGGGAAGGCTCTATACGAGGCGGCTAAAAATCTGGGATGTGAGGGGATGCTTCTGACTATGAAGGAGAGGGAGCTAAGTGGTGAAGAACCTCCTAGAGCTGTGGCAGAAGCAATGAAGGGTGCGGACATTGTGATCGCACCTACAGCCAAGTCGCTGACACATACAAATGCCAGGATCCAGGCTGCCGCCGCTGGGACAAGAGTAGCTACAATGCCTGGAATTACAAGGGAAATGTTCAGCCAGGGGGCCATGACTGCTGATTATGCAAAAGTGGAGGAGCTGACAGATAAGATGACTGACATGCTCACAGCCGCAGATAGGGCACGGATAGAAAAAAATGGAAAGTTGCTGAATATCTCATTAAAAGGCAGGAATGGTGTTCCCAGTCCGGGGGTATATAAAGAGCCGGGAAAATGTGGGAATCTGCCTTCTGGAGAGGCATATATTGCCCCGCTGGAAGATGGTTCTGACGGTGAAATGATAATCGATGGATCCATGGTAGGTATAGGGAAACTTAAATCTCCCCTGCACATGGTAATCTCGAAGGGCAGACTGTGTTCGGTGACCGGAGAAAAAAGTGAGAATCTGGACATTCTCCTTAAAAATAAGGCAAATGGAACTCTATGCGAGCTGGGTATAGGTACAAATGAAGCTGCCATCTTAAATGGGATTATCCTGGAGGATGAAAAGGTCTACGGAACAGTACACATTGCGTTTGGGACGAATACTTCCTTTGGAGGAACTAATAAGGCTGAGTGCCATATGGATGGAATTATCCTGAAACCCACACTTTATTTAGACGATATACTTGTAATGAAAGACGGGGAATTTATAATATAG
- a CDS encoding protease complex subunit PrcB family protein — protein MGKKILYLAGLLIVLMLTGCVSRPQKTEKIRDLEFTVMDKEKVPDELKAAITENREMPFKLTFCDQGYMYIAEGYGPQPKSGYSVEVAGLYETENAVYIHTNLLGPEKGEQTKDTITYPYVVVKLEYIDKNVVFD, from the coding sequence ATGGGGAAAAAAATATTATATCTGGCAGGCCTTTTAATCGTACTGATGCTGACAGGATGTGTCTCGCGTCCCCAGAAAACTGAGAAAATACGGGACTTGGAATTTACGGTCATGGATAAAGAAAAAGTGCCGGATGAACTAAAGGCCGCGATCACAGAGAACAGGGAGATGCCTTTTAAACTGACTTTTTGTGACCAGGGGTATATGTACATCGCAGAAGGCTATGGCCCTCAGCCAAAAAGTGGGTACAGTGTGGAGGTAGCTGGACTTTATGAAACAGAAAATGCTGTTTATATACATACGAATCTACTGGGGCCCGAAAAAGGGGAACAAACAAAAGATACAATCACCTATCCGTATGTGGTAGTGAAGCTGGAATATATTGATAAAAATGTTGTGTTTGATTAG
- a CDS encoding acyl-[acyl-carrier-protein] thioesterase, whose product MYSFDSRVRYSEVDHRGTLTLPGLINYFQDCSTFQSEDIGLGLHVLKERRRAWLLSYWQVVVDRFPALGEKITVGTFATGFKGLYGERNFLMKDGTGLQVACANSIWVFMDIQKGRPVRPSEEDILPYGLEPPLEMDYEGRKIKISGHGEGLSPFPVQKSHIDTNEHVNNCQYVQMALELLPGDTFVHQLRVEYKKSAVYGDMIYPRAALEKDRTVIELCDKEQKPYAVIELK is encoded by the coding sequence ATGTATTCATTTGACAGCAGAGTAAGGTACAGTGAAGTTGACCATCGAGGGACTTTGACACTTCCTGGATTGATTAATTATTTTCAGGACTGCAGCACATTTCAGTCCGAGGATATTGGCCTAGGACTGCATGTGCTGAAGGAGAGAAGAAGAGCGTGGCTTTTATCTTATTGGCAGGTGGTGGTGGACAGATTCCCGGCTCTGGGCGAGAAAATTACAGTAGGCACATTTGCCACCGGATTTAAGGGACTGTATGGAGAACGTAATTTCCTAATGAAAGATGGGACTGGCCTGCAGGTGGCCTGCGCTAATTCAATCTGGGTATTTATGGATATACAAAAGGGGAGGCCTGTCAGGCCAAGTGAGGAAGATATTCTGCCATATGGACTGGAGCCTCCTCTGGAAATGGACTATGAAGGCAGGAAGATAAAAATTTCCGGCCATGGGGAGGGACTTTCACCATTTCCAGTACAGAAGAGCCATATTGATACAAATGAGCATGTTAATAACTGCCAGTATGTGCAGATGGCGCTGGAGCTCCTTCCGGGTGATACCTTTGTGCATCAACTCCGGGTAGAGTATAAAAAATCGGCGGTCTATGGGGACATGATCTATCCCAGAGCGGCTTTGGAGAAGGATAGGACTGTCATAGAGCTGTGTGACAAAGAACAGAAACCATATGCAGTAATAGAATTAAAGTGA
- the ispE gene encoding 4-(cytidine 5'-diphospho)-2-C-methyl-D-erythritol kinase, producing MKQIELKALAKINLGLDVLGQRENGYHDVRMVMQSIYLHDDVRIERIEKPGIELQTNLYFLPVDKNNIAYKAANMLIEEFGLTEGVRITLDKHIPVAAGLAGGSSDAAAVLFGMNRMFGLGLSQKSLMERGVKLGADVPYCIMRGTVLAEGIGEELTVLPPMPKCTVLVAKPPVSVSTKIVYEALDAREILEHPDIGRLVEGLKRGSLREVAAAMGNVLESVTIPMHPVIEEIKKEMKAAGAVNAIMSGSGPTVFGLFEGKAEARAAQDKIREKALAKQVYVTNVHSVRRNENGA from the coding sequence ATGAAACAGATAGAGCTAAAGGCACTGGCCAAAATCAATCTGGGACTTGATGTGCTTGGCCAAAGAGAAAACGGGTATCATGATGTAAGAATGGTCATGCAGTCCATTTATCTGCATGATGATGTGAGGATCGAACGGATAGAGAAGCCAGGGATTGAGCTGCAGACAAATCTGTATTTTCTTCCTGTAGATAAAAATAATATTGCATATAAAGCGGCTAATATGCTGATCGAAGAATTTGGGTTAACAGAGGGGGTCAGGATTACTCTGGATAAGCATATCCCGGTGGCGGCAGGCCTGGCAGGCGGCAGCTCAGACGCGGCGGCCGTCCTGTTCGGGATGAACCGTATGTTTGGGTTGGGACTTTCACAAAAATCTTTGATGGAGAGAGGGGTTAAACTAGGGGCAGATGTCCCCTACTGTATTATGCGTGGAACCGTGCTGGCGGAGGGAATTGGCGAGGAATTGACAGTACTTCCTCCAATGCCTAAATGTACAGTGTTGGTGGCGAAACCTCCTGTCAGTGTTTCCACAAAAATTGTGTACGAGGCCTTAGATGCCAGGGAGATTTTAGAGCACCCGGACATTGGCAGACTGGTGGAGGGGTTGAAAAGAGGAAGCCTGAGGGAGGTGGCAGCCGCTATGGGGAATGTCCTGGAGTCTGTAACTATCCCTATGCATCCGGTGATAGAGGAAATCAAGAAGGAGATGAAGGCAGCCGGGGCAGTTAATGCTATAATGAGCGGCAGTGGCCCCACGGTATTTGGCTTGTTCGAGGGGAAGGCAGAGGCCAGGGCAGCACAGGACAAGATAAGGGAGAAAGCACTGGCAAAGCAAGTGTATGTGACTAATGTACACAGTGTGAGGAGGAACGAGAATGGAGCCTAA
- a CDS encoding DUF1177 domain-containing protein, whose product MLMKQIIEAYDVLDSSYVTGETVEEYLRTIQPDADITVYELQGPKGSTDMLKVRIPGSNGKTKGGSAPTIGLLGRLGGIGARPERIGFVSDGDGALAAVALAAKLLDMQNKGDVLDGDVFISTHICPDAPTAPHDPVPFMGSPVEMSQVNKEEVSDELDAILSVDTTKGNRVINTRGFAISPTVKEGYILRTSEDLLDLMQITTGKLPFVFPLATQDITPYGNDLHHLNSVLQPCTATNAPVVGVAITAETMVPGCATGGSHAADVEEAARFMLEVAKAFGRGKCQFYDEDEYERIQKLYGPMKHLQTLGQE is encoded by the coding sequence ATGTTAATGAAGCAGATTATCGAGGCGTACGATGTATTGGACAGCAGTTATGTGACGGGGGAAACGGTGGAGGAGTACCTCCGCACAATCCAGCCGGATGCAGATATTACGGTTTATGAGCTGCAAGGGCCTAAAGGGTCAACAGATATGCTCAAGGTACGCATTCCCGGCAGCAATGGGAAGACGAAAGGGGGCAGCGCGCCTACTATCGGACTTTTGGGGCGCCTGGGGGGGATAGGCGCACGGCCGGAGCGCATTGGCTTTGTGTCTGATGGAGATGGCGCCCTTGCAGCAGTAGCCCTTGCGGCAAAGCTTCTGGATATGCAGAATAAGGGGGATGTTTTAGATGGGGATGTATTTATCTCTACGCATATTTGTCCGGATGCACCTACCGCCCCCCATGATCCAGTCCCATTTATGGGTTCTCCGGTGGAAATGTCCCAGGTAAATAAAGAAGAGGTGTCAGATGAATTGGATGCAATCCTTTCTGTAGACACAACCAAAGGAAACAGGGTGATTAACACAAGGGGATTTGCTATTTCACCTACTGTCAAGGAAGGCTATATTCTCAGGACATCCGAGGATTTGCTCGATCTGATGCAGATTACTACGGGGAAGCTTCCTTTTGTATTCCCGCTGGCAACACAGGACATCACTCCCTATGGAAATGACCTGCATCATCTGAACAGTGTACTGCAGCCATGCACTGCCACAAACGCGCCGGTGGTGGGGGTTGCGATCACGGCAGAAACGATGGTGCCCGGGTGTGCAACTGGGGGAAGCCATGCAGCGGATGTGGAGGAGGCCGCCCGGTTTATGCTGGAGGTGGCAAAGGCATTTGGACGTGGGAAGTGTCAGTTTTATGATGAAGATGAATATGAGAGAATACAGAAGCTGTACGGCCCCATGAAGCATCTTCAGACTCTGGGGCAGGAGTAA
- the spoIIR gene encoding stage II sporulation protein R has protein sequence MNRIYRKKHTQKYAETYASEGRRPLICPAKLSRGASLSTCPQGAGGLRPIRYANQIIVILALIIAAILTAFITWRVDVSAEAKTQEHLAQEVLRFHILANSDSEEDQSLKMEVKEQVLEYLEANLPDGLDADGTKEWMRLHTDELERMASQVIAGSGMDYPVSAAVTTCYFPEKTYGDVTFPAGNYEALRIEIGAAKGHNWWCVLYPNLCFLDTVNAVVPEEGKEELKSVLTEEEYSQITAESDFKIKWYFLEQFK, from the coding sequence ATGAACAGAATATATAGAAAAAAACATACACAGAAATATGCCGAAACATATGCATCTGAGGGAAGGCGGCCACTGATATGTCCGGCAAAGCTTTCCCGGGGGGCGTCCCTTAGTACATGCCCCCAAGGGGCGGGCGGACTCCGTCCGATAAGGTATGCAAATCAGATTATTGTTATTCTTGCTCTAATAATTGCCGCAATTTTAACTGCTTTTATTACATGGCGTGTAGATGTAAGTGCAGAGGCAAAAACACAGGAGCATCTGGCCCAGGAGGTCTTAAGGTTCCATATACTGGCTAACAGTGACAGCGAGGAGGATCAGTCCCTTAAGATGGAAGTAAAAGAGCAGGTGCTAGAATATTTGGAGGCTAACCTGCCAGATGGGTTAGATGCTGACGGCACCAAGGAGTGGATGCGCCTGCACACCGATGAATTGGAGAGGATGGCCAGCCAAGTGATTGCCGGGTCTGGAATGGATTATCCGGTCAGCGCTGCTGTGACCACCTGCTACTTTCCAGAAAAGACATATGGGGACGTGACTTTCCCAGCAGGAAATTATGAAGCGCTGAGAATCGAGATTGGTGCGGCAAAAGGCCATAACTGGTGGTGCGTTTTATATCCAAACCTGTGTTTCCTGGATACAGTAAATGCAGTAGTACCCGAAGAGGGAAAGGAAGAACTAAAAAGTGTGCTGACAGAAGAAGAGTATTCCCAAATAACCGCGGAGTCTGACTTTAAAATAAAATGGTACTTTTTGGAACAATTTAAATAA
- a CDS encoding lysophospholipid acyltransferase family protein encodes MARFICIVIFLVLFLILSIPVFFIEWIIGKFNREKRDYSSLRIVQWGFRMILKVTRVEVTVIGEENIPDEAVLFIGNHRSFFDILLTYTRCKRLTGYVAKKEMEHIPLLSTWMRYLYCLFLDRENPKEGLKTILQAIEYIKKGISICIFPEGTRNTGEELSMLPFKDGAFKIATKTNCAIIPISMNNTCAIFERQFPKIRKVHVVIEYGSPIYPNELGKEEKKHIGNYVQGIIQETIQKNAPLV; translated from the coding sequence ATGGCCAGATTTATCTGTATTGTAATTTTTCTCGTTTTATTTTTAATACTTTCTATCCCTGTCTTTTTTATTGAATGGATAATTGGTAAATTTAACAGAGAAAAAAGGGATTATAGCTCCCTTCGGATAGTGCAGTGGGGATTTCGGATGATTTTGAAAGTAACAAGAGTTGAGGTTACTGTGATCGGTGAAGAGAACATACCCGATGAGGCTGTACTTTTTATCGGCAACCACCGAAGTTTCTTTGATATATTGCTGACATATACACGCTGTAAAAGACTGACTGGGTATGTGGCCAAAAAAGAAATGGAGCATATTCCCCTTTTATCCACCTGGATGCGTTATCTGTACTGTCTTTTCCTGGACAGAGAAAATCCTAAAGAAGGATTGAAAACAATCCTGCAGGCTATTGAATATATTAAAAAAGGAATTTCTATCTGTATTTTCCCTGAAGGAACCAGAAATACAGGGGAAGAATTAAGTATGCTTCCTTTTAAGGACGGCGCATTTAAGATTGCCACAAAGACAAACTGCGCAATTATCCCTATATCAATGAATAATACCTGCGCGATCTTTGAACGCCAGTTTCCTAAAATCAGAAAAGTACATGTGGTCATTGAATATGGCAGCCCCATTTATCCCAATGAACTGGGAAAAGAAGAAAAAAAACATATCGGAAACTATGTACAGGGCATTATTCAAGAAACAATTCAAAAAAATGCACCACTTGTTTAA